One Methanocellales archaeon DNA segment encodes these proteins:
- a CDS encoding 3-isopropylmalate dehydratase small subunit translates to MKRGNVWKFGDDVDTDAIIPGRYLTINDPNELAKYAFEGILPEFAQQVRSGDIIVAGRNFGCGSSREHAPLALKGAGISCIIAKSFARIFFRNAINIGLPVLECDEVDQIETGDHLKVDLEKGMIWNQTKDEKYPATPLPEFIRKIIEHGGLIGYTKNILGKSHDHV, encoded by the coding sequence ATGAAAAGAGGGAACGTTTGGAAATTTGGAGATGACGTTGATACAGATGCTATCATTCCAGGTAGATATCTCACCATCAATGATCCCAATGAGTTAGCAAAGTATGCATTTGAAGGAATACTTCCAGAATTTGCACAACAAGTGAGATCGGGAGACATAATCGTTGCTGGAAGAAATTTCGGATGCGGGTCCTCCAGAGAGCATGCACCACTAGCACTGAAGGGTGCTGGCATAAGCTGCATTATTGCAAAGTCATTTGCCAGAATCTTTTTTCGTAACGCAATCAACATTGGACTGCCAGTGCTTGAGTGCGATGAAGTCGATCAGATTGAAACGGGAGATCATCTCAAGGTGGACCTCGAAAAAGGCATGATATGGAACCAGACGAAAGATGAAAAATATCCTGCCACGCCACTACCAGAGTTCATAAGAAAAATAATTGAGCATGGCGGATTGATAGGATATACGAAAAACATATTAGGAAAATCACATGACCACGTATAA